The window ACCGCGGGCCAGTAGACCCCGAGACGGTCGTGCTCGTCGGCCTCCCACAGCACCCGCAGCAGGCGTTCGCGTGCGCTGTCCATCGATTCCTGCTCGAGCCGACTCTCCGAACTGCGCGGCAGCACGATCACGATCTCGGGACCGTCGGGCTCGCGCAGCCTCGCCGCGAGCGCCTCGACCAGACTGCGCGACGCGAGGTACTGGTTCTCCAGGTAGATGACGGAGCGGGCGGCGGCGATCGCCGCCAGGTTCAGCGCCTCCACCTCACGGACCTCCTCGCTGCCGGGCAGCGCCGGAAGCGTTCGCGCGACACCGATTTCGACGTCGCACAGCGCCGGTTGCAGCATGTGGGGCCATACGGACTCGCGGGCGGTCAGCCCGGGCAGCGCTTCGCCCGTCGCCGCCTGCCACCGGTTGCGGGCCTGCTCGGAGAGGACCCGCGCGGCGGCGCCGTCGACCGCGGCGGCGACCTCGTGGCGGGGACCGTAGGGCTGACCGGCGGTCTGTCTGCCCGGATCCTCCGGTTCGTGCGCCCGGGTGTCCCACCGGCCGATCGTGAGGTCGAGTCCACCGCAGAACGCCACCGCATCGTCGATCACCACGATCTTCTGGTGGTGTACCGCGCCGGCCGGGTGTGCGCCGTCGACGGCGAAATGCATCCGGCGGGAGGTGATCTGGTTCAGAAGCGCGACCGGTGTGACCCCGAACCAGAAGCCGTCGAGCGCGGGCAGCAGACGCAGGTTGGACTTCAGCAGGTAGACCTTCAGGTCACGGTGCGCCCACAGCAGCCAGTGCAGGAACGGGCCGAGCTGGTTCGGACCCGACATCGTGGCCCCGGCGGGCTCGAACGTCGTGCGGTAGTCGAGGTCCCAGCCGATCAGCATGATCCGCCGTTGCGCCCGCAGCATCGCTGCCTTCACGTGGGTCAGATAATCGGCGCCGTCGACAATGGGCGCGAACCGGTCGGCGGTCGCCACCTGCCAGCATGTCTGGCCGGGCACCAGAAGGCCTTCCACGGACACTGCCCCTGGCTACCCGAACGCCACGATCACCAACCGGCGTTGCGGGCCAGGTCGATCGCGTACTGGGCGACGAAGGTGCCCGCACTGGGCGCACCACGGCACGCGCCGTCGGATTCTCCGGGCCGCTTGACCCACAGGAACGCGTCGACCATCGGGTTGCCCGTGTCGGTGGTGGGTCGCACGCCGAGAGCGCGGCCGCTCGGATTGCACCAGTAGAGGTCGTCGCCCTCGACCGGTCCGGCGCCGTTGCGGGACGTGTCGATGACGAACGGCTTGCCGCCGGTCATCCCGGAGATCGCGCCGCCGTAGCCCACCGACTCCTCGGTGGTGAAGAAGTTCGCGGTGTTGAGGCTGAAGCCGCGCGCCTTCGCAATCCCGACCTGGTTGAGCCGGCCCGCCATCACGTCGGCGGGCACCCAGCGCGAATGCCCGGCGTCGACGTACACCGCGGTCGCCGGGTTGCGGGTCAGCGTGTCGACCGCGTAGCCGATGAGCTCCAGGCGCTCCTGCTGCCGGCCAGGTGACAGGCAGTCGATCATCGCGAGCGCGTCCGGTTCGAGGATCACCGCGGCGGGCCCGCCGCCGATGGCGCCGGCGACTCCGTCGATCCACGCCCGGTACGACCCGGCCGATCCGAACCCGCCCGCGGCGTAGCTGCCGCAGTCGCGGTTCGGGATCCCGTAGAGGGCCAGCACCGGGGTGGTGCCGGCGGCCTGAGCGGTCGCGATGTACTTCGCGTCGACCGCCGGGGTGGAGATGTGGTCCATCCAGTACGCGGTGGGCGTGTTGACCACTGCGGCCAGCAGCGGGTCCGGGTTGCTCTGCGCCGCGCGCGTGCCCTTGGAGTTCGGGTTGACGTAAAACGGGCGCCCGACCAGCGGGTTCGCGTCGCTGACCAGCCGGACCTCCGGTGCGGTGCCGCGAGGCGCGGGTTGCGCCGCGACCGCGAAACCGGCGACGGCGGCAACCGTCAGGAAGGGGGCGATCCATCGTGCGGCTGCGCGGGCAGCGGAGGACATCACGTACCGGAACTTAACCGGGCGCCGCACCGAGCGCCAATTTCAGCCACCGGCCGATACCCGCGGGGTCGGCGATGTGGTCGGGGGTGTGGTCGGGGGTGAGGCGACGCAAGGCCGCGTTGACCGCGACGGGCGCCTCGCAGGTCGTCGGATTCTGGAGTACCACCCGTCCGCCGGCCGCTTTCACCGCCGCGCATCCGGCGGCCCCGTCCTCGTTGGCACACGACAGCAGCACCGCGATCGCCGATCCGGCGAAATCCGCGGCACCGGCGAACGTGACGTCGATGGAGGGCCGGGAGTGCGCCACCGGCGGGTCCAGCGCGAGATGCGCCCGCACCCCGGGCACCGTCTCGTACGGGGCGATGGACGCGTGCGGTTCGGCCGAGAGCCGGCGGCCCCGGCCCACCAGCAGGTGGTAGCCCGCCGGAGCGACGGTCAGCGCGCCGGGTGGGCAGGGCCACGGACTGTCGGGCGGCTCGTGGACCGGGATCGCGGTGTAGGTCCGCAGCACCTCGATCAGCGGGGAAGGGTCGGGCGGGCGGTGCATGACGACACAGACCACGCAGTCGCCGATGTCGGTGAGTGAGGTGAGGATCTCGCGCAGCGCCTTCATCCCGCCGGCGCTGCCTCCGATGACGACCAGCTCAGGGCCTGCCATGGCGGCTCTTCACGAACAGTCCCAACCGCCGGTCCAGCGGATCGAAGAGCTTTCTGCCGCCTTCGGTCAGGCTCTCACGAGGCCCGATGGCGAGGTTGCCGAACGGGGCCAGGCTTTCGCTGAATATCCGCTCCACCCGGTGCTGGAGCATGTCCTCGAAGTAGATGAAGACGTTGCGGCACAGGATCAGGTTGAACTCGCCGAAGGCGCTGTCGGTGGCGAGGTTGTGGGAGAAGAAGTCGATCCGCGACCGAAGCTCGGGGCTGAGGATGCACCGGTCGTACTTCGCGACGTACCAGTGCGAGAAGGGCCGTTCCCCGCCGCTGGCCTGATAGTTGCGGGTGGCCCGGACCATCGCGTCGGCCGGGTAGATCGCCGCCGTCGCGACCTTCAGCGACTCGGTGTCGATGTCGGTGGCGTAGATGCTCGCCCGTTCCAGCAGGCCGACCTCGTCCAGCAGGATCGCGATCGAGTACGCCTCCTCACCGGTCGCGCACCCGGCGATCCAGATCCGGATCCTCGGGTAGGTGGCCAGCCTGGGCAGGATCTCGGTGCGGATCTTGCTGAACACCAACGGATCCCGGAACATCTCGGTGACGTTGACGGTCATCGTGGCGAGCAGGTCCGCCAGCAGGGCCGGGTCCCGCAGAACCCTGCCCTGCGCCTCGGAGATACTGGCGAACCTGTGCCTGCCGACGAACGCGGCCAGCCGCCGATTGCGCGACGCGTCGCTGTAGTGGCGGAAGTCGTACCCGAGGTGTTCGAACACGGTGTAGAAGAACGCGTCGGCCTCGATGGCCTCCAGGCCCTTCACATCAGGTCTCCGGGGGTTTGCGTTGCCCGCGCGGCGCTCCGGCCAGCCAGACCCGCAGCACCGAGGTCAGCTGATCCATGTCCACGGGTTTGGTGACGTAGTCCGACGCACCCGCCTCCAGGCATTTCTGGCGGTCGCCCTTCATCGCCTTCGCGGTGAGCGCGACGATCGGCAGATGGCGCCAGCGCGGTTCGGCCCGGATCCGGCGCATCGCCTCGTAGCCGTCCATCACCGGCATCATGATGTCCATCAGGACCAGCCCGACCTCGGGATGCTCGCCGAGAGCGTCCAGGCCGGCCTGTCCGTTGCGCGCCGGCAGCACCGTGATGCCGTAGCGCTTGAGCGCACTTCCCAGAGAGAACACGTTGCGAACGTCGTCGTCGACGAGCAGCACCGTGTTGCCTTCCAGGGACTCGTCCACCCGCCGGGGGTTGGCCAGGATCTCGCGTGCCGAGTTCGGCATGTCGTCGGCGACGCGGTGCAGAAACAGCGCGGTCTCGTCCAGCAACCGTTCCGGGGACCGGGCGTTCTTCAGCACGATCGCGGCGGCCAGATTCTCCAGCCGTTCGGTCTCGACGGCGGTCAGCTCCCGGCCGGTGTGCACGATCACCGGCAGGCGCTTCTCCTTGAGCTGATCCTTGATCCGCTCGATCAGGTCGATGCCGTCGATGTCGGGCAGCCCGAGGTCGAGCACCAGGCAGTCGTAGGACGTGCCTCCCGACAGTTCGTCGAGCACCTGGGCGCCGGTGCCGACGCAGGTGATCGCGATGTCGTCGCTCTCGATCATGTGCTTGACCACCTGACGCTGGTTGGCGTCGTCCTCGGCGACCAGCACATGGCGCGGACCCGGCTTCAGGAAGTCCGCGATGGAGCTGAACATCGACCGCAGATCGGAGATTTCGGCCGGCTTGTTCACGGTCCGGATCGCGCCCATGCGCATGCCCCGCCCGTCGTCCTCGGTTCCCGAAACGACGTTGACCGGGATGTGCCGGGTCGCGAGGTCGTGCTTGAGGACGTCGAGGACGACCCAGCCGGCCATGTCGGGCAGGCCGATGTCCAGCGTGATCGCCGCCGGCTGGTGTTGTTTGGCGAGCGCCAGTGCCATCCGGCCGCTGGCGGTGATCACCGAGTCGAAACCGGCCTCGGCGGCGAGCCCGGAGAGCATCCGCGCGAAGGTCGGGTCGTCCTCGACGATCAGCAGGACCGGTTTGTCACCCTGCGGCCAGGCGACGTCCGAGGTGTCCACCGGGCCGAACCGGTCGGCCGTGTCCGTGTCCGTGTCGTCGGAGGGCGGGGCGACGGGCCGGGCGGGCGCGGGCCGCGGCGGGGCAGGGGCATCCGGCTCGGTAGGCGACTCGACGGGCAGGTAGCAGGTGAAGGTCGACCCCTCCCCCAACGCACTGCGCAGCGCGATGTCCCCGCCGAGGTGACGGGCCAGTTCACGGCTGATCGCCAGGCCCAACCCGGTGCCGCCGTACTGCTTGGCCGACCCGCGGCCGGCCTGCTGGAAGGACTCGAAGATCAGGTGGTGGTCCTTCTCGTCGATGCCGATCCCGGTGTCCACGACGGCCATAGAAAGATAGCCGTCTCCCGGACTGCCGTCGGTGTCCACGCATCCAGAGAACTTCACCGACACCGATCCGGTGTCGGTGAACTTGATCGCGTTCGCGACGAGGTTCTTCGCGATCTGTTTGACCCGGGTGTAGTCGCTGGTGATCTGCCCGGGCGCAGAGTCGTCGACCGAGACCAGGAACTCGATGCCCTTGTCACCGGCGATCGGACGGAACGTCCGCTCCAGGAACGTGACGAGTTCGGCGATCGTGATCGGTTCGTTGTCGACGTAGAGCGATCCCGATTCGACCTTGGCCAGATCGAGCACCTCGTCGATCAGGTTGAGCAGATCCTTGCCCGACTGCTGGATGGTTTCGGCGAACTCGTGCTGCTTGGCGTTGAGCGGCTCGTCGGATTCGGTCAACAGCCCGGCCAGGATCAGGATGCTGTTGAGGGGCGTGCGCAGCTCGTGCGACATGTTCGCGAGGAACTCCGACTTGTAGCGCGAGGACACCGCGAGCTCCTCGGCCTTGGCCTCCAGCGAGGCACTGAGATGCTGCAGCTCCTCGTTCTTCTCCTCCAGCGAATGAGCCTGTGCCTCAAGCCGTTCCGAGCTGGCGCGCAACTCCTCCTTCTGGGTGCGAAGTTCCTCGGTGGTCTCCTCCAGCTCCGCGTTCTGCGCCGACAGCATGTCCTCACGCTGGGTGAGCTGCTCGTTGGCGGCGCGCAGCTCCTCCTCCTGGGTTTGCAGCTCCTCGGTCTGGGCCTGCGAAACACGCAGCAGTTCACGGGTTTTCTGCGCGGACTCGATCGCACTGAGCGCGACGCCGGCCCCCAGCGCGATGCTGTCCAGCAGGTCGGTGTCCTCTTCGGAGAACAGCCGGAGGGCGGCGAGCTCGATGACGCCGACGACCTCGGACTCGAATTTGACGGGGACCAGCAGCAGCGACATCGGGCGGCTCTTGCCCAGCCCCGAGGTGATCTCGACGTAATCGTCTCCGACGTCGGTCACTTCGATGCGCACGCCCTCCAGCGCGCACTGGCCGACGAGCCCGTCGCCCAGCCCGTACGAGTTCGGCAGGCCTTTACGCCGGTGGAAGGCGTAGGACGCGGTCAGCGCGTAGCGGCCCGGATCGTCGGGCTGCTGCAGGTACAGCGCCGCGTGCTTGGCGCCGACGGCTTTGGCACTTCCCGACAGGATGATCCCGCACGCGGCCGCGATGTCGTCGACGCTCTGCACGTCGGTCATCAGCTCGGCCTGGATCTCCTTGGCCCGGCGAGCCCGTTCGTTCTGCCGTGCCGACGAGGTCACGGTGCGGTGGATGTTACGGCTGGTGATGAACATCAGGGCGCCCAGCGCCACCACGATAAGGCTGGCGAACGTCCACAGGAACGCCCTGGACGTCCGGATCGAGTCACTCGCCGCCCGGTTGACCTCGTCGACCCTGCGCGAGGTCTCCTCGTCGATCTGGTTCAGCTGGTTCTCCAGCTGGGCGACATCACCGTCGACCTGCGACATGGCCGTCGCGGCGTCCTCGGCCGTCCGGACGTTCTGAACGTCGGAGCGGAACGACCGCTGGAAGGACTCCCAGGAGGTCAGGGCCTGCTGATACTGGTTGCGGGTGTTGGCGTCGGCGGTGTCGCGGGCCGCGGACCGCAGATCCTCGTCGATCATCCGGTCCCACTCGTCGAGTTCGCTTGACAGACTGGCACGCTCGGCCGGATCGGTCTGGAACAGCATCTGGCTGTAGGTCGCCAGCAGCGCCTGCAGATCCCTCCCGACATCGAGCGCGGTGATCTGCGCCTCGCGCGCCTGCTGGCGTTGCTCGTAGAGCGCCCCGACGCGGTTGGTCTGGATGGTGTACAGCGTGTTGGCGGTGACGATCGCCACCAACGCTGTTCCGCACAGAATCGCCAGCCGGGTCGCAAGCTTCATGTCACCCTAATTCTCGTCGACGCTGCCCAGGAAGCCACCGAGGTCGGTCACCTCGAGGGGATGTGAGTACAGAAAGCCCTGTTGCAGAACGCATCCCGCGTCCCGCAGCCAATCCGCCTGCCGCTGGTTCTCGACGCCCTCGGCGATCAGACCCACCTGCATACATTCGGCGACCGCGATCTGGCTGCGGACCAGCCGCTGCGTGCGCTCGTTGTCGAGGACGTCGGCGATGAAGGACCGGTCGATCTTCAGCCAGTCCACCGGTACGTGCACCAGGTTGATCAGGCTCGCGTACTCCACGCCGAAATCATCCATGGCCAAACTGAATCCGTGGTCACGTGCGTTGCGCAGCGCGACGTGGGCCGGTTTCGGATCGCGGTGGAACGCCCGCTCGGTGAGCTCCAGGCACACGTTGCCGGCGGGGACGGAGCTGTCCCGGGTCGTGCTGAACAGGTGCTCCAGGAAGGTGCAGTCGAGGACCTGTTCGGGAGACACGTTCACGTGAAGTTTCAGATCGTCGCGGCCGAGCGACGCGTAATCGGTCAGGCTCCGCGCCAGAACCCACCGGCCCAGCGGCGCGGCCTGCCCGGCGTCCTCGGCCAGCGCGATGATCTCGCTGGCCGGGACGTCGACGCCACCGACCCGCCAGCGCAGCAGCGCCTCCACCCCGAAGGTCGTGTTGGTCTCGCAGTTCACGATCGGCTGGTAGACCATCCGGAGATCCGAGCGGGCGATGGCCTCGACCACCTCGGTGCGCAGGTTGACCTTCCCCTGCTGGCGGGAACCGATCGCGTCGGTGTAGAGCACACACACCTGTGACTGGCTCTTCTTCGCCTCGAACATCGCCATGTCGGCCTGGGTCAGCAACTCCTCCGGAGTGTGGGCCGTGGCGCCGAGGCAGGAGATGCCCATGCTGATGGAGGGTTGCAGAATCGCACTGCCGCAGTGCACGGGCTGCCCCTGCACGAGTTCGAGGATCCTGTCACCGGCGGCCACGGCCGCCGCGGACGAGAGCACGTCTTCGAGCACGATCACGAACTCGTCGCCGCCGATCCGGCAGACCAGGGTGTCCTCGCTGACCGCGGACCGCAGCCGCGTCGCGACCGCGAGCAGCAGTTCGTCACCCGTGTCGTGACCGTAGGTGTCGTTGACCGCCTTGAAGTGGTTCACGTCGACATAGACGAGCGCGACCAGCGTCGCCATGGACGTCCGGTTGCGAGCGAGGGCCGCGAGGCGGTCGGTGAGCTGGCGGCGGTTCGCCAGGTCGGTCAACGGGTCGTGGCTCGCGAGGTGCCGGATCTCGGTCTGCGCGTGCTTGATCTCGGTCAGATCGTGGACCACGACGGCGACCAGCAGGTCCACCGAATCGCCGATCGGCGACAACGTGATCATCACCTCGACGTGCCGGCCGTCGTGCGCGGCCAGCGTCATCTCCAGCGAGACCTCCTGACGTGTCGTCAGGGCGTCGTCGAGGTGTTCCTGCATGCGCCCGCGCTCCGCGTCGACGGCCAATTCGACGATGGACCTGCCGAGCAACGCGTCGGTGTCCTGGCCGGCGGTGAACAACGACGCCGCGGCCTTGTTGCAGCTTCGGATGACGCCCGAGACGTCGACGGCGAGGATCGCGTCGCCGGTGGCCTGCATGACGGCCGCGTACTCGGCCTGCACCCGGTACAGCGTCGCGTTGGAGATGGCCAGCGCCGCTGCCGCGGACGCCCCGCGGAACAACGCCGCCTCGGTCTCGGAGAACGGGGGCCCGTCCGCGCGGCCGATACAGACCACGCCGAAGCGCTGGCTCCTGGCCGTCAGCTCCTCGACCATCACCGCGTCGTAGTTCGCCGCCCGGGCGATCGCCTCGGCATCGGTGTCGGCCATCAACGCCTGCAACAGTTCGAGCGCGCCGCGAGATTCGGTGTGCGACAGCGATTCATGCCAACCGTGGTCCGGCGTGGGCAGTCGAAGTACGCATTCGGCGTCGAACATCTGACTCAACTCGGTGACGATCGTGCGTTCCAGCGAGGGCAGGTCGATGCTGGCCTCGGCGAAGATATTGGTCAGCTTCTCCCGCCGCCGCGTGATGGCCAGCTCGTCACGCTGACGGATCTCGGCGGCGCGGGCGGCCTGCAGTTGTTCCTCGTGGAGTTTCGCGGCTTCGCTGCGCAGCCGGGCGAACGACTGGTCCAACTCCAGCAGCGCTTTGACCTTCGCATAGAACACCTGGCGCCCGACGGGCTTGACCAGGAAGTCCACCGCGCCCAGGTCGTATCCCCGGTGCAGATCACCGGCCTCGGCCTGCCCGGTCAGGAAGATGATCGGCGTCGAGGCGAGTTCGTCGACGTCGCGGATCAGCTGGGCCGTCTCGAAACCGTCCATGCCCGGCATGTTGATGTCGAGGACGATGACGGCGACCTGCCGTTCCAGTAACACCGTGAGAGCTTCCTCGCCGGAACCGGCCTGCACGATGTCGCAGTCGAGCGGTGTCAGCACCGTGCAGAGCAGATCGCGCAGCCGCGCATCGTCGTCGACGATCAGAACCCGTTGCGCATCCTCGACTGCGGGGGCTTCGTCCATCAGCACAGAGATGGCCATCCGCTCCTGCGCCCCTCCCGGGACAAGCACACCGACTTCCACCCCGCTACGTCCCTCGTCCCGATGTCGAGTCGCTTCGCCGTGGCGGGATCGACTGCGTACGAAGCATAGTTCGGTCACCCCGATTCAGCAGCAAACCGCGCAGAGTCCTTAATTTTCAGCAACGTAGGTTTCGGTGCGATCCAGTTCCAGGAACGACGGTGTTTTCGGCGGGAACCGGGAACTCTACGCGGGTGGCCACCGAACGCAGCGTGACGCCGGAGACCCTCGGGGCCTGGGTCATCAAGTGCAACCCGAGCAGAACTCCCGTCGAGGCCATGCGCCGATCAGGTCTGGCCAAGGCCCGCTGGTGCATCGCCGGCAACTACCGATCGCGGCTGATCCGGCCGGGACAGCGGGTGCTGTTGTGGGTGTCGGCCCACCCTCTGTGGGGCTTCTGGGGAGCGGGCAGGATCACCGGCAGGCCTGCCACCGACGCCGGGCAGTTGAGCGTCCCGGTGCACATTCCGCTGTTCGCCGAACCGCTGACCGCCGCAGAGTTGGCCCGGTCGACCGCGCTGCGGTCGATGGAGGTGTTCCGGTCACCGCAACAGTCCAATCCTTCCTGGGTCAGTACCGCCGAGCTGGCTGTCCTGGGGCCGTTGCTACCGCACGAGGGAATACCACGACAGCCGGAGAAGTTGGAGGCGGAATGACCGAGCACGCAGAACTGAGTCCGACCGATTGGGTACGTGAGCAGACCCAGCGCATCCTCGAACAGGGCACCACCGACGGAGTCGAGATTCTCGACCGGCCGATCGTCCTCTTCACGACCGTCGGCGCGCAGTCCGGCAAGAAGCGTTACGTGCCGCTGATGCGTGTCGAGGAGAACGGCCGCTACGCGATGGTCGCCTCCAAGGGCGGCGACCCGAAGCACCCGAGCTGGTACTTCAACGTCAAGGCCAACCCGTCGGTGACCGTTCAGGATGGCGACACGGTGATCGAAGGCACTGCCCGCGAGGTCGAGGGCGACGAGCGCGCGCACTGGTGGGAGCTCGCCGTCGCGGCCTATCCGCCCTACGCCGAGTACCAGACCAAGACGGATCGCCTGATTCCGGTCTTCGTTGTGGAGTAGGTCGGACGCCACAGACCTGGTGTGGCCGGCGGTATCGCGGGTATAGGCGCGGCGTGCCCCCACACCGCGCTGTCTCCGAGGACCTCCGCCGGGTAGCCGCCGCCCACGGTGTCGCCACGGCCTACCGAAACGAACGGCGTGAACCCGTCGACGTCGACGCCGACGTGGTGATCAAGGTTCTCGGTCTGCTCGATGTCGACGCCGCCACCGAGGACGCCTGCCGAGCAGAGCTCGCCCGGCTGGCCGAACTCGACCGTGCCGGAGTCCTCGCGCCCACCGTCGCCACGCGGCTCGACGGCCGGCCCCAGCCACTGCCGGGTGCAGCGCTGCTGGTGGCCGAGGACGGCGAGCGGATCGACGTCCGCGACGAGCTGCCCGGTGATCTGAAGCCGGGCTGGTACCGAGTGCACACCCGCGACGGTCAGGAAGCGACGCTGGTCGCCGCGCCTCCCCGGGTTCCCCCGTCCCCGGTGACGTGGGGATGGATGCTGCAGCTCTACGCGCTGCGATCGGAAGACTCGTGGGGTATCGGCGATCTCGGCGATCTGCGCGCCTTCGTGGACTGGACGGCGGGCGAACACGGCGCCGGGGCGGTCCTGCTCAACCCGTTGCACGCACCCGGCCCGACGCATCCGGTGCAGCCCTCTCCGTACACGCCGTCGAGTCGGCGGTTCGCCAATCCGTTGGCGCTGCGCATCGAGGACATCGACGCCTACCGTCGCGCCGACCCCGACACCAGAGCCGAGATCGACGCGCTGCGCGTGTCGGCGACGACCCCGCGCATCGACCATGATCTGGCGTGGGCGGCCAAACGCGGTGCACTGGAACTGCTCTGGCGCGCCGACGGCAGGCCGGACCCGTTGGACGGTCCGTCGGCTTCGGGCGGGCTGCGGGATTGGGCCACCTACTGTGCGCTGGCCGAGCGGCATGGCGGCCGGTGGTCGCGCTGGCCGGAGGGCCTTCGTGACGTCGCAGGTCCCGATGTGGCCAATGCTCGCCGGGAATTGGCTCCGCGCTTGGCATTTCATGCATGGGTGCAGCAGCAGTGCGCCGAACAGCTGGGTGCGGTCCGCGCCGCCGCACGCGATGCCGGGATGCCGCTCGGCATCCTGCACGATCTTGCGGTCGGCGTGGATGCCGACGGCGCCGACGCGTGGGCGCTGTCCGACGTGCTCGCCTCCGGTGTCAGCGTCGGCGCCCCGCCCGACAACTTCACCCCGCGCGGACAGGACTGGGGGCTGCCGCCGTGGCGGCCGGACCGGTTGGCCGACACCGGATATGCCGCGCTGCGGGACATGCTGCGGGCGGTGCTCTCCCATGCCGACGGGTTGCGCATCGACCACGTCGCGGGTCTGTGGCGCCTGTGGTGGATCCCGCCGGGCGACGGACCCGACAAGG is drawn from Mycolicibacterium gilvum and contains these coding sequences:
- the malQ gene encoding 4-alpha-glucanotransferase, with the translated sequence MPPHRAVSEDLRRVAAAHGVATAYRNERREPVDVDADVVIKVLGLLDVDAATEDACRAELARLAELDRAGVLAPTVATRLDGRPQPLPGAALLVAEDGERIDVRDELPGDLKPGWYRVHTRDGQEATLVAAPPRVPPSPVTWGWMLQLYALRSEDSWGIGDLGDLRAFVDWTAGEHGAGAVLLNPLHAPGPTHPVQPSPYTPSSRRFANPLALRIEDIDAYRRADPDTRAEIDALRVSATTPRIDHDLAWAAKRGALELLWRADGRPDPLDGPSASGGLRDWATYCALAERHGGRWSRWPEGLRDVAGPDVANARRELAPRLAFHAWVQQQCAEQLGAVRAAARDAGMPLGILHDLAVGVDADGADAWALSDVLASGVSVGAPPDNFTPRGQDWGLPPWRPDRLADTGYAALRDMLRAVLSHADGLRIDHVAGLWRLWWIPPGDGPDKGTYVHYDADTMLAVLALEAHRAGATVVGEDLGTVEPEVTEALADNEMLGCAVAWFTRDQSAPGEPLLPPQRWPSRAAATLSTHDLPTAAGFLRGEHVRVRAELELLDDVPAEKATADRERAEWLALLRSEGLLPDDGSEADEQDIIVAMHRLLAATPSRLKLISPYDVIGDVRQPNLPGTVDEYPNWRLPLPLTLEELQADPRVAAITAAFR